CTCTCCATTTGACCATCAGCACAGTGAATGGATGCAAAGCTGGACACTTTTTTATTGGGCTTGGTGGATTGCCTGGGCTCCATTTGTAGGGACGTTTATCGCCCGTGTTTCAAGGGGGCGCACAATACGCGAGTTTATTATCGGTGTATTAGTAGTTCCATCCATTTTCTGTACATTATGGTTTTCAATTTTTGGCGGCTCGGGCATGTACTTAGAACGGATCATGAATGTAAACCTCGGGGACATGATCAACACCCAAGGTATCGAAGTATCATTATTTGCTGTATTGGCGCATTTCCCATTGAGCACTTTCACGTCTATATTAGCGATAATACTTATTTGTTCATTTTTTATAACTTCGGCAGACTCAGCAACCTTTGTTCTAGGTATGCAAACGACAAACGGAAGTTTAAATCCTCCAAACATCATTAAAATTGTATGGGGAATCCTTGTATCTGCAGCGGCATTGGTTCTGCTTTGGTCCGGTGGATTGACCGCCCTGCAAACGGCGTCAATTATCGCCGCCTTCCCTTTTGCGTTCATCCTAATCTTTATGATGTTCTCGTTGATTAAATCCTTTAGGGAAGAGATGAAAACAAGAAAACGAATAGAACGAAAAACAAAGCAAGTGCAGTAAAACGTTAAACCGTCTGATGGAGATTCCATCAGACGGTTTTTCCTGTGTGCCCGGCATAAGACTCAGGCTCTAGGGTACTGAATTAATAATTGGGGAGGCATGGGGACGAACTAATTCATTTTTGTTCAAAAGAGGGCATTTTTCTTCAGGTATGTAATTAAACAAACCTTATAAAATAAGGGTTTGTCCTAGAGGTTTCTAGAGGTACAGAATAGCTTGTTTACCTTGACAGGGGTAGAGGTCGCTGATTCGAGCCCAGTTGGAATCATTGGGTGCCAAACCCTGAGAACCCTTATTTACAAGGGATTCTCAATAAAAATCCACTTCTTCGGAAGTGGTTTTTTATTTTTTTGTTTTCTTCCAATCGACCAAACAACCGACCATTTTATTTGGCGGACGCGTAAAAATGCATTTCCAGCATTCCCCGTTGAAAAATGCTAATAATAAAGATGACTGGAGATAAAGAAAATATCCTTTTGTGCTACAGAATGAAATATAACGTATCAGCACCCTAAATTTGTAGAGTTATATAATCTGCCATAATATACTTTAGCGATTTAATTTTAAGATGTATATTTATATGAGAATAGCTCGAAAGGAATTTTCCTCATGAATATTACATCTTTTGTAGTGTACTGTTTTATTGTTACTTTTACACCAGGACCTACTAATATCGTCATATTATCCACCGTGCATAATTCTGGGACAAAAAAGGCAATGGAATATACGTATGGAGCAACTATTGCTTTTGGTTTATTACTTGCTATTTCTGCTATGTTGAATAATATACTTGTAACGATAATACCCAAAATTTTGATTGTTATGCAGATAATCGGAAGCTTTTATGTATTGTATCTCGCTTATCAAGTTTACAAAAGCAATGAAGGTAATTACAACTATAAAGGAAATGCAGGGCCATTTTAAAAGTTGACTTTTTCGAAGATCCAGGAGAGATATCTCTTCATTCAAAAGAAGAACTTCAAATTTTGTTAGAAGATTATTACGGTCTTCCATACGTAGAATTAAAGCCCATCGAATGGTGGGCTTTTTTTCTTCTTCAAATCCACAAACCCAATAAAATTCGTATCGCCTTTCATATCCGTAACATGAATTTGCTTGATGTAAGGGTTTATGCAATGAACAAATCCCTCAATTTCACGAATTCCAGTGAAAATGCCATCATTCAAAAAATGATTTTATTGGAGAAATAAGGAAGATTTTAGTAGTATATGGCGAATAAGATTTTTCAAGTCAAAACGGGAGAGGAGGTATGAGTATGAAAAAGTTTAAAATGATTGTCGTGGCATTGGTCGCTGCGTTGTTGGTACCTTCTTATACTTTTGCAAGCAGCATAGGAACTTTGGGTGCTGGGGAATGGGATTACTTAGGAGAAGAAACTCTTTATTCTAACGGTGCTGAAAGTCATGTGTATGCCTCTACTGGTGGAGATTATAGGATTTGTCGGGACAAATACGTGGGTCCAGATAGTGAGTTAAAAGTTGAATTATGGGAATACGATCCTACAAGTTATAATGATTATGTAGGAACAAGATATCTAGGATCAGGCGAATGTGGGGTTTTCAGAGGTATTGGTAGCTTTGTTGATGGAGGAGATGAAGCGGAATTTTTTGCGAAATCAAGGACTAGCAGTGATATGCATTTAATCTTTTATGATTAATTCACCAACTGAATGAAAAAAGGATCTAGGCTTTGGTCTGGATCCCGTCAAGTAGATAGCCGTTGGAGACCTCAAGAAAGAGTGGAAACACTACAAACCAGCGAAAGCTAGGATATGTGAAGATTTGAAGTTCTATGCACTGAAAGATAATTCTCTCTAAGAATTAAAGCCCGAAATTGCCACATCCAAATAAATATGATTCATTAGAAAAACTTCAAGACCCTCGTCATTAGAACGGGAAAAACATTTGAAGTTCCATATGATAGCCTCGTTAAGTTTAAAACGGATATTCGTGAAGAATTATGGAGTGAAAAACAACTGACCATTTTTATTTCTGACGTGTTGATCTGGGTCGATGCAACACAGATGGTGCAGACATGATCCATCATACAAGAAAAAGCCCACCAATCAGTGAGCTTTTTCGTTTTCTCCGAATATATACACCATTAACAGATTAATTAATTCTGAAAATCAGTGAGTAATTAAGTAGTCTTTTTATTAAACCCGTTAGGTATAAGATAAAGATATTTCTTTAAAACTTGTAGCAATCTATATACGAAATAAGAAATAATAAACACTATAGGAGTAATGATAAAGTAATCTACGACACTGTTAGTAAAGAACGGTTTATTTAAAGAAAGTAAAATTTTGTACGTTTCAAATAAAACACCTACGTGGACAATATAGATGCCTACTGAATTTTTTCCTATTTTAGATAAATTAATGTCTTTTCCTAGTTTAGGACTGTTAAGTACAAATAAAAACAATGAAATTGATAGAAAGATCGTACTAATAAAGTAATCGCCTTTATGACCTCCTAGAATATTTACAAGCAAAAACCTTTCGGCCACTTCCAGACAAGAGAATAGTAAAAATAATAGTAAGTAAATAGAGGGCCTAGCGGACAATCGGGCTTTGATTGATTCATAATAATAAGAAAAGAAGCTTCCTAATACCGTATAAAATAAGCCGAAAAATAGAGCATCCCGTGTTTCAAAAGAAATGTTAAAAAAGACCGAATAGGATTGACCGAATAACCCGACTATATACAGAAACAAACTTAACACTAACAATAAAGAAATTCGCTTCATTTTAAAGAAAATGTATACAATGCCAATACACCAGATAAGAGCAATTAAATACCATAATTGAAATCCGTTAAACCCGTGGCTGGTGGTTTCGCAATAATAAAAAATTTTTTCCAGTGCTAAAGCTGAGGTAGCATAGTTTAGTGCATCTGCTTTTCTATCTGCCCAAGTTCCACTTTCCTGGAATAAACGAAGTAAAACACCAAAACATAAATAAAAAGTATACCAGCATATATAAAGCTTTGTGATATTCAATGTGTATTTTTTAAAATACGCAAAAGGGTTAGGTGTCATTTTTAGCTTCTGTGTAAAAAGGTAGCCTGAAACTATAAAAAAGAATGGAACAGCAAACCGAGCGAAAGTATCAACAACGATGTCTAGAGGTGTTTCTTTAACACTTTGAAAGAATTCATCATTTGTCGGGTTTGCGTGAATAGCTACGACGAATAGTGTTGCAAAATATTTAATGAAGTCAATTGAATAATTGCGCTCCATGCTTAACCATCTCCCACAATTTTATGAAAATTTTATATATAATTTTACATTAATTATACAAAGTTTACCATGAATAAAATACATCATTTTTTTTGAATTTAATGGGTTTTAAAAAGGGAAATAGTAGGAGGGAGCGCTGTAAGAAAAAAGACACCAGAAGACTACTGACATGGTCAATCATACGAGAAGAAGCCTGCCAATATTGCCTAATTTGATCTTGATAGATCTCTATTTGAAGTGTTTATCCCTTATGGGGAGACATTTTTACATTAATAGCCCGCTTTATTTGAAGGGTGCTAGTTTGTTTAAATAAGCCTTTAGGGACCAACGCTTTTTTGCGCCAAACCTTTCTGAGTTTCAATTAAATAAATTTAATATAACTTTTCCTAACCATCTGATTGGATAGATTAAATATTCAATAAATTGAATAAGAATATCAAATATATGAATCATTACAGTGTTGTCTCTGTCATTCCTTCTCTTTGTTTTTTTCATCTTTTTTGAAGCCCTCCTAACCCAATCTTTAAAGGAATCTTATTTGCTGCTTCGTTTTTTTCTATGTATTGTGATTAGCATGATTCTGCTACAAGGAGAAATGAGAAATTCTTGGTTAATTGATATTTTAACATATTTTAGAAATTATTCATTGTTTAAGTATCAAACAACTTAAAAAGAAT
This window of the Bacillus gobiensis genome carries:
- a CDS encoding acyltransferase; protein product: MERNYSIDFIKYFATLFVVAIHANPTNDEFFQSVKETPLDIVVDTFARFAVPFFFIVSGYLFTQKLKMTPNPFAYFKKYTLNITKLYICWYTFYLCFGVLLRLFQESGTWADRKADALNYATSALALEKIFYYCETTSHGFNGFQLWYLIALIWCIGIVYIFFKMKRISLLLVLSLFLYIVGLFGQSYSVFFNISFETRDALFFGLFYTVLGSFFSYYYESIKARLSARPSIYLLLFLLFSCLEVAERFLLVNILGGHKGDYFISTIFLSISLFLFVLNSPKLGKDINLSKIGKNSVGIYIVHVGVLFETYKILLSLNKPFFTNSVVDYFIITPIVFIISYFVYRLLQVLKKYLYLIPNGFNKKTT